In one Nicotiana sylvestris chromosome 8, ASM39365v2, whole genome shotgun sequence genomic region, the following are encoded:
- the LOC138874896 gene encoding uncharacterized protein gives MLTICSHDVYPLIDPGSTLSCITPFIARKFGMVPEILSDPFAVSTPVGESIIARRVYRGCTVAVCGRQTSADLVELEMLDFDVIMDMDWLVACYATVDCREKTSRFHFSGEENDLKGCIYHIVRVKDVDAEIHTLQSTPIVREYADVFPDELPGIPSERDIDFGIDVLLGTQPISIPPYIMALAELKELKEQLKDLLEKGFI, from the exons atgttgaccatttgcTCTCATGATGTTTATCCCTTGATAGACCCAGGATCTACTTTATCGTGTATTACCCCATTTATCGCGAGGAAGTTTGGTATGgtgcctgaaatactaagtgatccttttgcggTATCTACACCAGTCGGAGAATCAATTATTGCTAGACGGGTTTACCGAGGTTGTACGGTGGCAGTTTGTGGTCGTCAGACCTCTGCCGACCTAGTTGagctagagatgttggattttgatgttatcatgGACATGGACTGGTTAGTAGCTTGTTATGCCACAGTGGATTGTCGAGAAAAGACATCCAGGTTTCATTTTTCGG GtgaggaaaatgatctcaaagggtgcatttatcatattgtgcgagttaaaGATGTAGATGCTGAAATACATACACTTCAGTCTACTCCAATAGTAAGGGAATACGCGgatgtatttccagatgaacttccaggtattccttcagagagagatattgattttggcatcgatgTGCTTCTAGGAACGCAACCAATATCCATTCCTCCGTATATAATGGCACTTGccgaattgaaggagttgaaggagcagttaaaagatttgctggagaaaggtttcatcTAG